Proteins from a single region of Rhipicephalus sanguineus isolate Rsan-2018 chromosome 5, BIME_Rsan_1.4, whole genome shotgun sequence:
- the LOC119394835 gene encoding uncharacterized protein LOC119394835 — MYPAKPEHRARAQTPPSWKHTAPPSCYSADPPADSSPEEARLASSPLPSFPAAADVTRSPQKKAASSLGTAKTAAATLVPIPATTDTMESTVADEQVIPPDAAAKQAMESAGKGKQPPSQHAVGAGSIPSCVMGTLAVSDEDDAFPSLPSTGAPPGTPLCAPLVPAPPRGPPPPKAKPNGPPQPPATNTAEPRPSPKRARPTSSTKGPVETALFRPRSRINFRTSTQEAISSLLAAGGGRGRARSRKLSPERCGR, encoded by the coding sequence ATGTACCCCGCCAAaccagagcaccgtgcgagagcacAGACGCCCCCTTCTTGGAAGCACACCGCGCCCCCTTCCTGCTACTCCGCCGATCCTCCCGCGGACAGCAGCCCAGAGGAAGCCCGCCTGGCCAGTTCGCCTCTTCCCTCCTTTCCCGCAGCCGCTGATGTCACGAGGTCCCCTCAGAAAAAGGCAGCCTCCTCTCTCGGCACAGCCAAGACAGCGGCGGCCACCCTCGTCCCCATCCCAGCCACCACTGACACCATGGAATCAactgtagcagacgaacaggtgatCCCTCCTGACGCGGCGGCCAAACAGGCGATGGAGAGCGCTGGGAAAGGAAAGCAGCCCCCCTCCCAGCACGCCGTTGGAGCAGGCAGCATTCCGAGTTGCGTCATGGGCACGCTGGCTGTAAGCGACGAGGATGATGCGTTCCCCTCGCTTCCCTCCACCGGCGCCCCTCCTGGCACACCCCTCTGCGCTCCGCTTGTACCCGCACCACCACGTGGCCCACCACCACCGAAAGCGAAACCAAACGGTCCCCCACAGCCTCCGGCCACCAACACGGCTGAGCCACGCCCCTCGCCGAAGAGGGCCCGTCCCACGTCCAGCACCAAAGGCCCCGTGGAAACGGCTCTATTCCGCCCAAGGAGCAGGATCAACTTTCGAACCTCCACACAGGAGGCCATCTCTTCACTCCTTGCCGCGGGCGGTGGACGGGGTCGTGCGCGATCGCGTAAACTTTCGCCGGAACGTTGTGGCCGCTGA